One Syntrophorhabdaceae bacterium genomic window, CGGATGTCGCGCGATACGGCATAGATATATGGATGACATCCACTGCCATTGCGAACAATTTCCCGGTCTGCCAATCATATCTCGGGGCAAAGATCCACGACGCAAAAGACCCTGGTGCGGATTTGAGTGCAATGCTCTACCAGGTGGTGAGTGCTGCGCTCGATCTTATGGAAACGTATTCTGCCGTGTGGAAACCCATCAAATCGTCTGAGCATGTCCCTACGCTTGGCTTTCAGTACGATGTTGGTCTCGAGCCGGTCAATGTAAACCTGGAAAGGATGGTAGACCGCTTTTCACTCGGCATCAAAGAACTGGGTGTTTTCTGGAAAGAATTTATGTCAAAAGAGCTGTACAATTTTTTTACAAAATTGACAGGCAGCAGAAAAAGGACATTCAGGATACCTGATGAAATCTGGGTCGAGACAATCTATAGTTTTATCCTTGCGGCGCATAAAAGGGTAATGAACAGGGAGCATCTTTTAAAATCATTGACCCCGCTCTACATAGGAAGGACAGCCTCGTTTGTTATGGAAACGTTGGACAACGATGCCCGGGAGGTTGAGAAGAAGATCGAGAACCTGCGTTCGATGTTCGAAGAGAAGAAGGACTTCCTTATTAAGAACTGGGATAAATAAAAGGGGGTATGGAATATGAATATTTTTCAGAGAGTTATTGTTGAGCCTTTTGAAAAATGCTATGAAAAACTGCTTTACTTTCTGCCTAATCTTTTCGCATCGATTCTCCTCCTGATTATCGGGATATTTCTTGCCGCTATCATCAGGATGATTTTCCAGAAATTTTTCAAGACCATAAAACTTGATAAATTTCTGGAACGGTTCGGTATCGTCGAAGCCCTCTCCAGGAGCGGCATCAGAGAGTCTCTATCGGTCCTCGTCTCCAAAATAATAGGGTGGATTATTATCCTTACTTTCCTGATAGTCTCCATGCAAAACCTCAGGATACCTACCGTAGAGCAACTGCTGGAAAGATTTTTTCTCTATATCCCCAATATGTTTATCGCGGCTTTCATTTTGATAATAGGTTATCTTCTCAGCAATTTTTTCAGACGGGCCGTGCTTATCGCGTCGGTAAATGCCGGCATCAGATACTCCGGACTGCTCAGCAAATTTGTGAAGTTCACGGTTTTCATATTATCCTGTACAATGGCGCTGGAACAGCTGGGGATAGGGAGGGAGACTGTTATTATCGCTTTTGCTATAACCTTTGGAGGAGTCATCCTTGCCCTGGCTATAGCCTGCGGTCTGGGGGGGAAAGACATCGCCAGGGAATATCTCGAAAAAAAGATGAAAGAAGACAACAAAGGAGATGGGATCAACCACTTATAGATACAGAGATCTGTGTATTACGATCATCCGCGTTACTTTGTTGGGCAACTATCTATGCTGTCCTCTTTGTCCTTTGTCCACAGCTAACCGCTGAAGGGCTATTGACATTTGCCTATCGAGCCTGATTGGCATTTTTTGCCGTCAACCCATATGGTGTTCGACAGCTTTGCACCGGAAAAATTTGCCCCTTTGATGTTCGCTCCTGTCAGGTTGGCCCCTGTCAGGTTGGCGTCATTGAAGCTTGCATCGGAAAGGTTTGCCCCTGTCAGGTTTGCCCCTGTCAGGTTTGCCCCATACATATCTATATTGGAAAAGTCCGCATTCGACAGGTCGCACTTTTCACACTTGTTTGTGCTATTGACTTTTTGAAGGTCTGTGGCGTTGAATCCATAACCTATGCCTTTTAAAAACATTGTCTGGAGCATCAGGATCGCTAAAAACAGATACATTGTTTGTTTCACCATGGTAACCTCCTTTTAATTTTAGATTCATCAAAAAAGCTCATATCATGGTTGTACATCTTTGAATTATACCTATGCAAAGCTGTTTATCCTTTCGTCTCTCCTTGGTATGGGATTACGACAAAATAAAGACCGCCTCCTGAATTATCTCCAGGTGGCGGCCCGACCATCCTTCTTTTTAAAACACCTCCAGAAACACATGGCGCATTTCTGAACCCATCAAGTTTGTCTTATATAATAAGAATATCCAATGATAATTATAAAGTCAACCGGAATTTCATTACAACAAACCGTATGTCGTATTTCGTATATCGTATATCGTTAACTGCAAAGGAACCTAATACCCGATACTGGATGCCGTATACCCGATGCCGGCGATAAGAACAGAAGATGAGAGGATGAGATGCTGGCCGCTCGATACTCGATGATCGATTATCGATTATCGACGCTGACAGCTGTATGCTGATAGCTGGTTTAAAGAGGGGGCGACCCCGTCAAGACGGGACAAGCCGTGAGCCCCGGTACAGTATATATTTTGTAGCGAATTCTTGAGCGAGAGGGGGAGGCTCCACGGACTTTGTTCGTGGAGGGGGCGACGTGAGCCCAAGTAATTGTTCTTGACAGTTTTAAAATCTCCGTGCTAATGAAATAGTACCATGCTGGGCTTTCCGGACATCTGGATTTTTACAGGATTTATCCTTACCTTCATTTCTGTTCTTTTCTGCGTCATTTACGGGATCATAAACTGGCGCAAAGGGTCCGCGGAAAAGGATGGGGACTATAAGGAAGAGATACGCTGGGAAAAAGAAGAGATTGAACTAATAGAGAAGCTTCCCTAAGGGCCATGTTCTACCTCATCACATTTACCCTTATATATCTTGTTATAACGGTTTACCTGAGTTACCTCGGGTACCGTCGCACCACAACCGTATCCGATTATATGCTCGCAGGCAGGCAGGTCCACCCTGTCACGATGGGACTAAGCTACGGCGCCACACATATAAGCACATCGGCGATTATCGGGTTTGGGGGTGTAAGCGCCCTTTACGGGTTTAGTCTCTCGTGGCTGACCGTCCTCAATATAATGATCGGCATCTGGGTTGCCTTTGTGGTTTTCGGGAAGAGGACACGCAAGATGGGCAAGGCGCTCGATGCGCATACCTTCCCGGAGCTTCTCGGCAGGCGATACGAATCGCGATTCGTACAGGGATTTTCCGGTCTCGTTATTCTCATCTTCATGCCCGTTTACGCGGCAGCGGTTCTCATCGGCATCTCACGTTTTATCGAGGTCTATCTGAATATCCCGTTTTCAACAGCCTATCTCGCCTTCCTGCTTATCACGGCCTGTTACGTCATATGGGGCGGACTGAAAGGCGTTCTTTACACCTCCGCCTTCCAGGGCATCATCATGGTCGTTGTCATGGCTGCCGTTGGCATCTATACCTACCATGTTGCAGGAGGAGTCGTGAACGCCCATGAAGCCCTCACGAAACTGACATCCTTTATCCCCCAATACCTGAAGGAGGCAGGGCACAGGGGGTTCACGTCCATGCCGGCAGCAGCGTCACCCGTCTGGTGGTACGTCATCACAACAATGATCATGGGTGTCGGGGTCGGTGTCATAGGCCAGCCTCAATTGAGTGTTCGCTTCATGACCCTCAAATCAGACAGGGAAATTAACAGGTCTATCCCCTTTGCGGCAATTTTTGTATTACTCACCACCGGTGTTGCTTTTACTGTGGGAGCACTGACGAACGTGATCTTTTACAGCAACTATACCGAACTACCGATTGCGGCCGTCCAGGGGAACATCGACAAGATCATACCGCTTTATATCGACCGGTTCTATCCCCGGTGGTTCGTTGCTCTCTTCCTCGTTACCCTCATGTCCGCCGCCATGAGCGCCAACAGCAGCCACTTCCACACCCTCGGCACATCACTCTCCAGGGACATCTTCGAGCAGGCACTGCTCAAGGGCAAATCCGTTGCTGAGATCACGATCGTGACACGCGTCGGGATCGTGTTCAGTATCTTCTCAACGCTCTTCATAGGGTTGATCCTTCCGGAAAGCATCATCGCCGTTGCCACCGCCTTCTTCTTCAGTCTCTGCGGCGCCACATTCATACCCGCGTACCTTTTCGGGCTCTACTGGAAGAAGGGGACAAAGGCGGCTGCAAAGGCGAGCATCCTCTGCGGATTTTTCATCTCCCTCTTCTGGATGCTCTTTTTCCACGAACAGGAGTCGCAGGCATTCGGCCTATGCAGGTTTTTCTTCAGATCGAACACCCTCGCGGGCCACCCCTGGAACATGATCGACCCCCAGATCATCGCCCTGCCGATTTCATTCATCGTGTTTGTCGTCGTTTCGCTCGTGACCAGGCCGGTCAGAGAAGAGACCATCAAAAACGCCTTCAGGCATATCTGAAGGCCCGTGAGACGTATAACATCCGTAAGTCGTGAATCGTAAGTCGTGAGGGGACTACTGCAATAAACCGTATATCGTATTTCGTATATCGTCGTTCGTGGGATTCTTTTGTAGTTTACGATATACGATCTACTATATACTATATACTCCGTAGTTCGTATCGTGTGTCATCTCTCATCACACATTCAAAAGTCAAGGGTTGGCCATCCGGTCCCCACGATCAACTCTGTTCCTCCATGATAACCTTCCTGCCCAAAGGGGTAAGTGCAGAAGAAAGCCATTCGGTGAGCAATTCAAAGGGGATATCGTCATACTCGCCCCGGAAGGAGAGATATTCGATGTGGAGCTTGCCCTCGACGGTGAGCGACGGGAGTAATGCATGATGGATGCCATCGAATTCCACCGGTACCATCCGGTTCCTGCCGGACGTATACCCGTCAAAGGCAGGTGTGGCCTTGACCCACTTGCCCTCTAAGTAAAGCTCGGCGTACCCGTGGTCGGGGATCTCATCACCTATAAGGAGCGCCGACAGTCGTTCCGGCAGACAATGGTTGCGGAGAACTGCAAAACCGAGCCTTGCAGGGATCTTTGCCGCCCTTGAAAGGGCCGCGAGGAGCGCGGCCTTCTGCACGCAGAACCCTTCGCCCCGCTCCAATGTTGTACTCGCTCTGAAATGTTCCGGGAGAAACCGCGGGGTATACGGGTTGTAGCGAATCTGATCACGTACGAAGTAGAAAAGTCTGACCGCCTTCGGGATATCTCCTTCCGGTTCTGATGTCAGCTTCCGGACCACATCCTTTATCGCCGGATTGTCGCTATCGATGAAAAAGGTCGGGGAAAGGCATTCCATGGGGTTATGATCGGTCTTCGCACTATCCATTCTCACACTCTACACATAACCTGAGAAGATCTGGTAAGATATATAGGCCAGATACCGCGATTAAAGTCAAGCCTTAAGCTCTCCTTTTTTCACGGAAAGGCAGCAGGGAGCCGAGGGCAGAGAGATAAGGACCGAGGGACGTCCGCTGCGCTAGGACGAGGGACGATAAAAATCAGAAGAGCAGAAAGCAGAATATTCAGGAAGGCGTCAGGGGCAGGGTGCCAAGCGTTCAGGTTTCTTTCGTTTCTCGCTATCTACTACCTACTATTCACTATTCACTGGTTTTATTGCTATTCACTATCGACTATCTGCTGCCTTATATGGTGTGTCTGTCTCGATCTTAGCTCTTACGTTCTTGTTGCCTTAGCTCTCTACGCAAATACTTTCCTACTTTCGATTTCGGAAGCATGTCTCTGAATTCAATATATTCCGGTACCTTGTACGACGTCAGCCTGTCTTTGCACCACCGGATCAGGTCATACCCTGTCACTCCCTCGGCATCTTCCTTCAGGACAACAAAGGCCTTTATCCTTTCGCCTACGCGCCTGTCAGGGACACCTACCGCTATAGCGGCGATAACGGCGCTGTGGTCTTTCAGCACGGCCTCTATCTCCGAGGCGGATACGCGGTAGCCTTTGTGCTTGATGATGTCTGCGGTTCGATCGACGAAGTACAGATAACCCTTATCGTCAGCCCGAACAATATCCCCGGTACGGTACCACAACAGTCCGTCTATATCCACGAAGCACTCACGTGTCTCCTCCTCCTTATTCCAATAACGGTCGATCATCGGATCAGAATGGACGAGTATCTCGCCGGGCTGGCCGACGGCTACCTCTTCGAGCGTATCAGGGTTAACAATCTTCACCTTCTTGATCGAGAGGACGGGACCAATGGAGTCTTCAGGCCAATCCCCCAGAACGGGCACCATAGTCACGCCGCCCACGGTCTCAGTGGTGCCGTAGCCCTGAGAAATAGGCACGCCGAATTTTTGTTTCCACCTCCTCATCACCTCGAGAGGGATCACATCGCCCCCCGTAAAACAGTATTTCAGCGATGAGAGGTCGTAGTAATCAATCCGGTCGTGTTCGAGAAACATCCTGTACAGGGCGGGGACGCCAAACAGCGTTGTCGCGCGATATCTTTTCACGTAAAGGAAAATGGCGTCAAGATTCACCCTCGGCATGAGAATGACCGTTGAGCCCGTAAGACAGATGGGGCCGAGGCTGAAGATCTCGCCCTGGATATGGAACAGCGGGGCGCCCTGAACAATCCTGTTCTGGTCCAGCGGTATGAGGGGCTCGCTGACCTTGAGCTGGGCCATGAGGCCCTCAACAAAGACCGTGTGTTTGAAGGGAACGCCTTTCGGGAATTTCGTCGTGCCCCCTGTATAGAGGATCTGCATGATCTCGTCAGGCCTTGAGGCTGCCATGCATGATGGGTTGGCTTCGGTCTTTAAGAGTCTGTCCCAGGTATATACGTCACTCGCTTCAACCTTTCCGTCCGGTATCTTGTCGAAGGCGAACCCGATGTACCGTTTCCACCAGGGAAGCATGTCCGCTATGTTTGTCACAATGACCGTGTCGAGGGGAACCCCTTCGGCCTTTACCCGCTTTACATAACCGAAATTCGTGTCAGAGCAGAGTATCACCCGCGCTCCGGAATCACGGGCGATGTATCCCATGTCATGGGCCGTGTAGATGGGACTTACCGGTACGGCGATTGCGCCGACATACTGGAGGCCGAGCCATGCCAGAATCCACTGGGGGGAGTTCGGGATATAAAGCATTACCCTGTCTCCGGGCCGTACCCCGAGGTCGTAAAAGCCGGTACCGACACGCTCCGCAAGCCTCTTCAATTTCGTGAAGGAATATTTTTCGCCGAGGTATACAAGGGCGATCTTGTTTTTGTATGTATCAACGGTTTTCAGAAAGAGATCGTATACGCACTCATTCGTCGTCATAATCTACTCCGAAATAGGCTTTCCGTACATCCGGGTTATCATAGAGTTCATCCTTATTCCCTCCAAACGCGAACATACCGTTTTCGATGACATACCCGCGATCAATAATAGGGATGAGCGGTCTCGCAAACTGTTCGGTTATAAGGATCGTCATATTTGTTTGTTGCTTGATCTTCTTAATCGCCTCAACAAGCTGGGCCTGGACGTTGGGACTTAGACCCAATAGCGGTTCATCAAGGAGTAAAAGCCGGGGTCTCGCCATGAGGGCAATTCCTATCGCGAGCATCTGCTGCTCTCCACCGCTCATGAGCCCTGCCCTTCTTCGTCTCATCGCAAGAAGTTTGGGAAATGTATCATATACAAGAGACAGGGATTCTTTTACCTGTTCCTTAGAACTGAGGTATCCCGAAATCTTGAGGTTCTCCTCAACGTCGCTTTCCCCGAAAACAGGGTGCCTTTCCCTGCACAGGGCAATCCCCTTTCTTACCCTCTTGTCCGGCCATAGATTGCTGATATTCTCGCCGAGAAACTCGATCGAACCGAAAATACTGATTCGTATGCCGCCCCTCCGGTCTTCCTTTAGTTTCGTGTCAAGCATCAGACCGGAAATCGTATTCATCAGCGTGGTCTTGCCTGCACTGTTGGGCCCGATGACACCCACGATCTCATCTTTATCGACAGAGATGGATAGTTTGTTTATGGCGATCGCGTTTTCATAAAATACCGTAAGATTTTTTACGGACAACATGTTCATAGTTCCACCCCAAGGTACGCCTTTTTGACGCTCGGCTGT contains:
- a CDS encoding cell wall biosynthesis glycosyltransferase gives rise to the protein TNSIVYPLTSALYRKRVRQPIGGDFGFSGKLAGFYLAKDVWETDVARYGIDIWMTSTAIANNFPVCQSYLGAKIHDAKDPGADLSAMLYQVVSAALDLMETYSAVWKPIKSSEHVPTLGFQYDVGLEPVNVNLERMVDRFSLGIKELGVFWKEFMSKELYNFFTKLTGSRKRTFRIPDEIWVETIYSFILAAHKRVMNREHLLKSLTPLYIGRTASFVMETLDNDAREVEKKIENLRSMFEEKKDFLIKNWDK
- a CDS encoding pentapeptide repeat-containing protein, translating into MVKQTMYLFLAILMLQTMFLKGIGYGFNATDLQKVNSTNKCEKCDLSNADFSNIDMYGANLTGANLTGANLSDASFNDANLTGANLTGANIKGANFSGAKLSNTIWVDGKKCQSGSIGKCQ
- a CDS encoding sodium:solute symporter family protein, with the translated sequence MFYLITFTLIYLVITVYLSYLGYRRTTTVSDYMLAGRQVHPVTMGLSYGATHISTSAIIGFGGVSALYGFSLSWLTVLNIMIGIWVAFVVFGKRTRKMGKALDAHTFPELLGRRYESRFVQGFSGLVILIFMPVYAAAVLIGISRFIEVYLNIPFSTAYLAFLLITACYVIWGGLKGVLYTSAFQGIIMVVVMAAVGIYTYHVAGGVVNAHEALTKLTSFIPQYLKEAGHRGFTSMPAAASPVWWYVITTMIMGVGVGVIGQPQLSVRFMTLKSDREINRSIPFAAIFVLLTTGVAFTVGALTNVIFYSNYTELPIAAVQGNIDKIIPLYIDRFYPRWFVALFLVTLMSAAMSANSSHFHTLGTSLSRDIFEQALLKGKSVAEITIVTRVGIVFSIFSTLFIGLILPESIIAVATAFFFSLCGATFIPAYLFGLYWKKGTKAAAKASILCGFFISLFWMLFFHEQESQAFGLCRFFFRSNTLAGHPWNMIDPQIIALPISFIVFVVVSLVTRPVREETIKNAFRHI
- a CDS encoding transglutaminase family protein, with protein sequence MDSAKTDHNPMECLSPTFFIDSDNPAIKDVVRKLTSEPEGDIPKAVRLFYFVRDQIRYNPYTPRFLPEHFRASTTLERGEGFCVQKAALLAALSRAAKIPARLGFAVLRNHCLPERLSALLIGDEIPDHGYAELYLEGKWVKATPAFDGYTSGRNRMVPVEFDGIHHALLPSLTVEGKLHIEYLSFRGEYDDIPFELLTEWLSSALTPLGRKVIMEEQS
- a CDS encoding class I adenylate-forming enzyme family protein, which gives rise to MTTNECVYDLFLKTVDTYKNKIALVYLGEKYSFTKLKRLAERVGTGFYDLGVRPGDRVMLYIPNSPQWILAWLGLQYVGAIAVPVSPIYTAHDMGYIARDSGARVILCSDTNFGYVKRVKAEGVPLDTVIVTNIADMLPWWKRYIGFAFDKIPDGKVEASDVYTWDRLLKTEANPSCMAASRPDEIMQILYTGGTTKFPKGVPFKHTVFVEGLMAQLKVSEPLIPLDQNRIVQGAPLFHIQGEIFSLGPICLTGSTVILMPRVNLDAIFLYVKRYRATTLFGVPALYRMFLEHDRIDYYDLSSLKYCFTGGDVIPLEVMRRWKQKFGVPISQGYGTTETVGGVTMVPVLGDWPEDSIGPVLSIKKVKIVNPDTLEEVAVGQPGEILVHSDPMIDRYWNKEEETRECFVDIDGLLWYRTGDIVRADDKGYLYFVDRTADIIKHKGYRVSASEIEAVLKDHSAVIAAIAVGVPDRRVGERIKAFVVLKEDAEGVTGYDLIRWCKDRLTSYKVPEYIEFRDMLPKSKVGKYLRRELRQQERKS
- a CDS encoding ATP-binding cassette domain-containing protein, yielding MNMLSVKNLTVFYENAIAINKLSISVDKDEIVGVIGPNSAGKTTLMNTISGLMLDTKLKEDRRGGIRISIFGSIEFLGENISNLWPDKRVRKGIALCRERHPVFGESDVEENLKISGYLSSKEQVKESLSLVYDTFPKLLAMRRRRAGLMSGGEQQMLAIGIALMARPRLLLLDEPLLGLSPNVQAQLVEAIKKIKQQTNMTILITEQFARPLIPIIDRGYVIENGMFAFGGNKDELYDNPDVRKAYFGVDYDDE